Part of the Actinomycetes bacterium genome, GGGGCCGCCGAGCACGTCGAGCGCACCGGGCCGCACCGACGACAGCCAGCCGGCCGTCGGCGACGGCAGGGCCGACCCGGTGAGCAGCACGAGCTGCCCCAGGGTGCCCCCCGGCAGCGCGTCGACCACCGGGTCAGTGCCCGACGCCAGCGTCACCCGGGCGGTCCCCACCGAGGAGGCGAACGCGGTGGCCACGGCCACCGCCGTGTCGTACCGGCTCGCGCCGCCCAGCCGCGCGGCTCCCGGCAGCGCGGCCGCGACGGCCGCCGACACCGCGCCGACCCCGCCGAGCACCGTTGTCCTGCGAACCTGCAGCGCGGTCAGCGCGTCCGTCGTGGCCACCGGCAGCCGGCCCGGCTCGGTGAGCAGGATCGGCCGGGCCAGGTGGGTCGCCGGCCCGGCCGCCGACAGGGCGTCCACCAGGTTCGCGGTCGCCCCGGACGCCACGAAGGCCGAGCCGTCGCCGCTGCCCACGGCCCGGGCCACCAGCGCGGCGGTGTCATAACGCGAGGCGCCGCCGATCCGGGTGACGTCGGTGACGCCGAGCGCGTGCAGCTGGGCCAACACCGCGTCCGACACGGCGCCGACCGCACCCACCACGACGGCCCGCACGACCCCACGCCGGGAGATGTCGGCCGCGACCGCCGCCGGCAGCGCAGCCGGCGTCGTCAGCAGCAGCGGGGCGCCGAGCTGGCCGGCCAGCGGCGCGGCCACCAGCCCGTCGACCAGGTTGGCCTCAGCCCCGGAGGCGAGGACGACGGTCGTCGCGCTGGGCGCCGCGCGCGAGCCGATGGCCACGGACGTCGTGTACCGGTCGGTGCCGGAGACCCGGGTGGCCGGGCACCCGGTCAGCGGCGTCACGCCGGCCTGGAACACCTCCACCGTCCAGGACAGGCTGGCGGACGGAGTCCAGCTGCTGGTCCCCGCCCGCAGCGTCATCCGGTACAGCCCCGGCGGGGCCGGGGCACCCGCGACGGCGCCGTCCCACTGGGCCACCACCGGTTGCGCGCCCGCCCCCGAGCCGGTCGCCACCGCCGCGCCGGTGCAGACGTCGGTGACCGCCAGCTGCCACCACTGCATGCGCGCGGGGCGAGCGACCCCGACGAACGCACCCGTGGCACCGGCTGCGTGGAACGGCCCGGGCGCGACCTGCGTGGTCAGCCCGGCGGGGGTGGCGACCGCGTCGTCCAGCCAGGACGTCGGCCCGGAGACCAGCACCGGACGCGCGGCCGGGTCCAGCCAGCGCAGCATGGCCACCATGGCCGGCTCCGGCATGCTGATGCAGCCGGCGGTGGCCCCCGACCCGTTGACGTGCAGGAAGATCCCGCCGCCCTTGCTGGTGTCCGGCGCCTGGTAGGCGGCCGGCAGGTTGTAGTCGACGACGACGGCGTACTTGTACTGCTGGCTGGTGCTCGAGTAGTAGTCCGTCAGGTGCTCGGCCCAGTCGGCGCGCCACCGGGCAGACGCCGATCGCGCGGCCTGGAAGGTGTTGTAGCTGCCCGGGTCGCGCGGGTCGTAGACCCACCAGTCGGAACTGTCGAACTGCCGGTAGGACAGCGTGGCCCCCGGGTTCGGGGCGCCTCCGAAGGCCCACGGCAGGGCGAAGATCCCGGCCGGCGTCGTCCCGGTGCTCTGCAGCCGGGTCGCAGCGTCGTGCATGCCGCCGAACCCGACCCGCCCGCTCACGGCGGGCAGCGCCGCGTGCCAGGGCGAGGACGCGTCGGCGCGCTCGAAGAACTCAAGGGTCGCCGAGGTGGACGACCAGGTCGACGACCGCGCCAGCACCACCTGCAGCGTGGACGCCGGCACCGCGAACCGGTGGACCTGGTCCAGCGACGTACCGGCGGCGGCCGCGGAGGCCACCGGGCCGGTGAGTGGGACGACCAGCACGCTCAGGACCGACGCGAGGGCGAGCCAGACCCGATGCAGCATGCCCGGCACCCTACGTTCCCCTTGTCCCCATTCTCCCCGCCCCTCCCGGATGAAGGGTCCCTTCGGGCGGGAACGGGGCGGACGGCACTGGCGCGACAGATACCCCCCGGGGTATAGTTCGTAGCCCACCCGTTTACCGAGGAGCAGCTGCCCCATGGTCGAGCACGTCTCCGTGCTGGAGCTCGTCGAGGCGATCAGTCGCGACGAGGCCTATGTTGTCGACGTCCGCGAGAGCTACGAGTACGAGGCCGGCCACGTGCCGGGTGCGGTGCACGTGCCGCTGTTCCTCCTGCCGCTCATGCACACCGAGTTCCGCGTTGACCGCCCTCTCTACCTGATCTGCGAGACGGGCAACCGCAGCTACCAGGCAGGGCTGTTCCTGGCAAAGAACGGCATCGCGTCGCGTAACGTCGAGGGTGGAACCTCAGCGTGGCGCTTGACCGGAAACCCAATCGTCACCGGGAGTGCAGCAGCATGAGCGTGCAGATCGAGATCATCGAGACCCCGAACCTCGGCGACCGTTCCTACGTCGTCTCGCTGGACGGCGTCGCCGTGGTCGTCGACCCGCAGCGCGACATCGACCGGGTCCGGGCGGTTCTCACCGCCAAGCCCCTGACCGTCAGCCACGTCCTCGAGACCCACATGCACAACGACTACGTGAGCGGTGGGCTCGAGCTGGCCAACCTGCTGGGCGCGACCTACGTCGTCCCGGCCGGCCATGACATCGCCTACGAGGCCGTCCAGCTGGCGGACGGCGAGACCTTCACCAGCGGCGCCATGGCCTGGCGGTCGGTCCATACCCCCGGCCACACCCCGCAGCACCTGTCGTACGCGGTGTCGGTCGACGGCCGCGACCAGGCCGTGTTCACCGGCGGCTCGATGCTGTACGGCAGCGTCGGCCGGCCCGACCTGATCGGCCCCGCGCACACCCTGGGCCTGGCGCACGACCAGTGGCGCTCGATCCACAAGATCGTCGACCAGGTCGCCGGCGACGCGTCGGTGTTCCCGACCCACGGCTTCGGCAGCTTCTGCAGCGTGACCGCGACCGTGGGCCTGGAGTCCACCGTCGCCCAGCAGCTGCGGAGCAACCCGGCGCTGCTGCTCTCCGAGCACGACTTCGTCGACGAGCTCATCGCCGGTCTGGACGCCTACCCGACCTACTACGCGCACATGGGCCCGGCCAACGTCTCCGGCCCAGCGCCGATCGACCTGACGCTGCCGGGTCTGGCGGACGCCGACGAGCTGCGCAAGCGGATCGACGCCGGCGAGTGGGTCATCGACCTGCGCTCGCGCACCCTGTTCGCCCAGGGCCACCTGCGGGGCACCCTCTCCTTCGACGGAGTCGGCAACGCGGTGACCTACATCGGCTGGCTGATCCCGTGGGGCACCCCGGTGACCCTGCTGGGCGAGACCGCCGAGCAGGTGCAGGACATGCAGCGGCAGCTCGCCCAGATCGGCATCGACCGCCCGGTCGCGCATGCGACCGGCGAGCCGCAGGCCTGGGCGACCTCGGCCGAGGACGTGCTGTCCTTCCCGCGGACCGACTTCACCGGCCTGGCGACGGCCATGACGGGCAACGCCGAGCTGCTGGTCCTGGACGCCCGGCGCAGCCTGGAGTGGCGCGACGGTCACGTCGCGGGCGCCAAGCACCTGCCGATCCACGAGATGCTCGACCGCATCGAGGAGGTCGCCACCTGGAGCCGCGCCGCGGCGCACGCCGGGCGCGACGCCGCGGTGTGGGTCTACTGCGGCAGCGGCTTCCGCGCGGCGGCCACCTGCTCGCTGCTCGAGCGGGCCGGCATCCCGACCGTGCTGGTGGACGACGGCTTCGACCAGGCGGCCAACCGCGGCGTCCCCGTGGTGACCGAGCAGGAGCCGGAGGAGACCCAGCGCTTCGGAGCGGCGGTCACGGCGTGAGCCTGTTCGACCGCTTCCGCACCCCGAAGGTCCCGGCCGAGGAAGGCCGCCAGCTGGTCAGCAACGGCGCCGTCCTGCTGGACGTCCGGGAGTCCGCCGAGTGGAACGCCGGGCACGCTCCCCAGGCCACCCACCTGCCCCTGTCGCGGCTGGCCGAGGTGGGCCGCAAGGTGCCGGCCGGCAAGAAGGTCGTTGTGGTCTGCCGCTCGGGCAACCGGTCGGCGCACGTGACCAAGGCGCTCATCAACCAGGGCTACGACGCTGTGAACCTTCGCGGCGGCATGCACGCGTGGCACTCGGCCGGAGGCCAGCTGGTCGACCGCAAGGGACGGCCCGGCGTCGTCGCGTAGCCGTGGCCTAGTCGATGACCGGGACCCTGGGTTTGGCCCTCCTCGTGGGGGCCACCTTGGGTCTGGTCATGGGTCTGCTCGGCGGGGGCGGCGGGGTGCTCGGCATCCCGCTGTTGGTCTACGGCCTCGGTCTGACCGCCCAGCAGGCCACCACCACCTCGCTGGTGATCGTGGCGGCCGGCGCGCTCGCGGGCGTCATCCCGCACACGCGCGACGGCCGGGTCGACTGGCGGACCGGACTCGGCTTCGGGCTGCTCGGCACCGTCGGGGCGCTGGTGGGCTCCCGGCTCTCCGTCTCGGTCCCTGAGCGTTTCCTGCTGGGGTCGTTCGCGCTGCTGCTGGTGATCGCCGGCTGGTCCATGCTGCGTCGGCAACGCGCGGACGACCCCGACCGGCCGCTGCAGGCGCCCGCCCGGTGGCCCGGCGTGGTCGCCGTCGCCACCGGGGTGGGGCTGACGACCGGGTTCTTCGGCGTGGGCGGCGGGTTCATCGTGGTGCCCGCGCTGGTCACGGCGCTGCGCTTCCCGGTGCGGCGAGCCGCGGCGACGAGTCTCGTGGTGATCCTGGTCAACTCGCTGGTCAGCCTGCTGGCGCGGGGGTCGATGGCGACGCTGGACCTCGGACTGACCCTGACCCTGGTGGTGGCCGCTGCGCTCGGCGCGGTGGGTGGCGCGCTGCTGTCACCCCGGATCCCGGCCCCCACCCTGCGGAAGTCCTTCGGCGGCCTCACCCTGGCGGTCGCCGCCTACATGGCCGCCCAGGTCGCCCTCCTCGGCTAGCTGTTCTGTCGTTCGCCTCACGAACGCGATCGCGGCAACGAGGACATGCCGGAGCGCGCGGACGGCCTGCGGACGGCCGAGCCGACGCCGCTCAGGCGGTCGCCACGGGGGCGAGGGTGATCTCGACCGCCGGGGGCTCCCGCAGCGTGTTGTGCACCGAGCAGTGCTCGATGGCCTCGTGGAAGGCTTCCTGGTGCCCCGCCGGCAGGCCAGGGGCCTCGACCGACAGCTGGATCCGGGTCACCCGCGTAGGCGGCAGCGCCCACTTGTACCGGGTGTGCACGCTCACCTGGTCCGGCAGGCCGTTGGCCCGCAGGTACTTGCCCGCGTAGTAGCCGATGCAGCCGGCCAGCCCGGCGATGAACAGCTCGGTGGGGGTGGGCCCGGTGTCGGTCCCCCCGGCCTTCACCGGCTGGTCGACGACCACCGAGTGCTCACCGAAGGTGATCTCGTAGGCGTCTCCGCCACGTGAGGTGACGACGATGTCGCGCGCCATCCGCCGGCCCCTAGGAGAGCGACAGGAACAGCTTCTCCAGCTGCGCCTGGCTCATCGGGGGCTCCTTGCCCTGCTCGATCGCGGTCTGGCACTGCCGCATGCCGCTGGCCACGACCTTGAACCCCGCCTTGTCCAGCGCCCTGGACGCGGCTGCCAGCTGGGTGACGACCTCACCGCAGTCCCGACCATCCTCGATCATCGCGATCACGCCGGCCACCTGGCCTTGCACCCGGCGCAGCCGGTTGACGACGTCGCGCTCGACTCCCTCGTCGACCTGCACGGGGTCCTCCTCGCCTTGGGAACGTCTCACATCATACCCCCGGGGGTACGTCGTCGGAGCCGATCGCGTGTCCCGCCAACCGTTCGACCGCCTTGGCCAGCGCGTGGTTGCCCTCGCCGCCGAGCCCCGCCTGCTGCAGAGACCGATAGAGCTGGAACACCATGGACGTCGCGAGCAGTGGAACCCCGAGCTCGTCGGCGGCCTCCAGGACCAGCCGCAGGTCCTTTTGCTGCAGGTCGATGGTAAAGCCCGGTCGCCAGTCCCGAGCCGCGACCTGCGGCCCGCGGTTGGCCAGCATCCAACTGCCGGCCGCGCCGCCCTGGACCGCCGCGATCGTCGTCGGAAGGTCCAGGCCGCCGGCGTCCGCGAGCAGCAGCGCCTCGCTGACCCCCAGCATGGTCACCACGACGAGCACCTGGTTGACCAGCTTGCAGGTCTGCCCGGCCCCGACCGGACCCACGTGCGTCACGGTCCGGCCGATCGCCGCCAGCACCGGCCGGGCCTCCTCGAGGTCCTCCGCGGCTGCCCCGACCATGATCGACAGGGTGCCCTGAGCCGCTCCCTCGCTGCCCCCGGACACCGGCGCGTCGAGGAACCGCACCCCGGCGGCAGCCAGCTCGGCCGCGATCCGCCGGGTGGCGGCCGGTGCGATCGTGCTGGCGTCGACGACCAGCGTCCCGGGTCGGGCGCCTCGCATCACCCCTCGCGGGCCGAGCACGACCTCCACGACGTCCGGGGTGTCGCTCACGCACGTGAGGACGACGTCGCAGGACCCCGCCAGCTCGGCCGGGTCGGCCGCAGTACGGGCCCCGGCGGCCGCCAACGGCGCCATCCGGGCCGCCGTCCGATTGTGCACCACGACGTCGAACCCGGCGCCCAGCAGGTTGTGGGCCATCCCCGAGCCCATGATCCCCAGGCCCACCACGCCCACGGTCGTCATGGACGCAGCGTAGGGGGCGGACCAGGCTGGACGGGGCTCAACCCGCAGCAGCCCCTGCCCTGATGGTCGTCCGTTCGCTACGGTGATCGTTGTGCGGCTGCAGGCGTTGGGAGACCTCTCGTACGAGGTGCGCACGGCGACTCTGCTCGAGCAGTACGCCGCGCTTCCTCCGGGCGCGCCCGTCCGGCTGGCCAAGCGCACCTCGAACCTGTTCCGTCCCCGCACGGCGGCCACCGCCCCCGGCCTGGACGTCGCCGCCTTCGACGGCGTGCTGTCGGTGGACCCGGTCGCCCGTACCGCCGACGTCCAGGGCATGACGACCTACGAGCACCTGGTCGACAGCACCCTGCCGCACGGGCTGATGCCGTTCGTCGTCCCCCAGCTCAAGACGATCACGCTGGGCGGCGCGGTCACCGGGCTGGGCATCGAGTCGTCCTCGTTCCGCAACGGGCTGCCGCACGAGTCGGTGCTCGAGATGGACGTGCTCACCGGAGACGGCCGAATCGTCACGGCCCGCCGGGACAACGAGCACCGCGACCTGTTCTTCGGGTTCCCCAACTCCTACGGCACCCTCGGCTACGCGCTGCGGCTGACCATCGAGCTGCAGCCGGTGCGCCCGTTCGTCGAGCTCGTGCACCGGCGCTTCTTCGGCGCCGGCACGTTCTTCGCGGCCATGGCGGACGTCGTGGCCACCGGAAGCCACGAGGGTGCCACCGCGGACTTCCTCGATGGCACCGTGTTCGGCGCCGACGAGATGTACCTGTCGGTGGGCCGGTTCGTCGACACCGCCCCGTACACCGGCGACTACACCGGCATGGACATCTACTACCGGTCCATCCAGGCCCGCCGCACCGACTACCTGACCGTCCGCGACTACCTGTGGCGCTGGGACACCGACTGGTTCTGGTGCTCGCAGGCGCTGCAGGTGCAGCGGCCCGCCGTCCGCCGGCTGGTGCCCAAGCGCTATCTCGGCAGTGAGGCCTACCAGAAAGTGGTGGGGTTCGAGCGCCGGCACGGCTGGGTGGCCCAGGTCGACCGGTGGCGCGGCCGGCCCGAGCGCGAGCCGGTGATCCAGGACGTCGAGATCCCCATCGAGCGCTCCGCGGAGTTCCTCGACTTCTTCCGCCGCGAGATCGGCATCTCCCCGGTGTGGACCTGCCCGCTGCGCCAGCGCGACCCCGGTGACCACTGGGACCTCTACGCGTTCGACCCGGCCGCCAGCTACGTGAACTTCGGCTTCTGGTCGTCCGTGCCGGCGCGCGGCGGCGACGCCGAGGGGCATTCCAACCGGCTGATCGAGGCCGAGGTCGAGCGGCTCGGCGGGCGCAAGTCCCTGTACTCGACGTCCTACTACGACCCGGCCGACTTCTGGCGCATCTACAACGGGACGGCGTATGACGTACTAAAGAAGACCTACGACCCGGAAGGGCGGTTGCTCGACCTGTACGACAAGTGCGTCCTGCGGAGGTGACCATGGCACTGGCGGAGATCTTCGAACGGATCGTGGGCGATGGCGCGGGGATCCGTTTCACCGCGTACGACGGCAGCTCGGCCGGGTCGCCCGACGCCGAGGTGACCCTGGAGCTCCGCTCACCGGTCGCGCTGCAGTACATCGTGACGGCGCCCGGTGACCTGGGCCTGGCCCGCGCGTTCGTGAGCGGCCACCTGGCGGTGCACGGCGACGTCTACCGCGCGCTGTACGGCCTGGTCCAGTACTCCCGGCAGGACGTCCCGTGGTCGGAGCGGATCGAGCTGCTGCGTGGCCTCGGCACGGGGGTCCTCCGCCGGCCGCCGGTCCCGCCGGAGGAGGCGCCCCACCCCTGGCGGCGTGGCCGCCGGCACTCCAAGGACCGGGACGCCGCGGCCATCGCGCACCACTACGACGTGTCCAACCGGTTCTACGAGGTTGTGCTGGGCCCGTCGATGGCCTACACCTGCGCCGTCTACCCGACCCTCGAGGCCTCCCTCGAGAACGCCCAGGCCGAGAAGTTCGACCTGGTCTGCCGCAAGCTGGGCCTGCAACCGGGCATGCAGCTGCTCGACGTCGGCTGCGGCTGGGGCGGCATGGTCCGGCACGCGGCGCAGCACTACGGCGTGCAAGCGCTGGGCGTGACCCTGTCGCGGCAGCAGGCCGAGTGGGCGCAGAAGGCGATCGCGGACGACGGCCTCACCGGGCAGGCTGAGGTCCGCTTCAGCGACTACCGCGACGTCACCGAGGCGAACTTCGACGCCGTGTCATCGATCGGGCTGACCGAGCACATCGGGCAGAAGAACCTGCCGGCGTACTTCTCGTTCCTGGCCTCCCGGCTGCGGCCGGGCGGGCGGCTGCTCAACCACACGATCACCCGGCCCACCAACATGGAACGGGCCCGTGCCGGCGGCTTCCTGGACCGCTACATCTTCCCGGACGGCGAGCTCGAGGGCCCCGGCTACATCCAGTCGGCCATGAACGACCACGGGTTCGAGGTGCGGCACCAGGAGAACCTGCGCGAGCACTACGCCATGACGCTGCGGGACTGGGGCGCCAACCTGGTCGCCGGCTGGGACGACGCAGTGGCCGAGGTGGGGCTGCGCAAGGCCCGGGTCTGGCAGCTGTACATGGCGGCGTCCCGGGTCGGTTTCGACACCAACCGGATCCAGCTGCACCAGATCCTCGGCGTCCGGCTCGGCAACGACCACCGGAGCGGGATGCCGCTGCGCCCGGATTGGGGCGCTTGAGCGGCGCACTGCCCCGGTCCCGGCTAGCGTGGCGAGAAGTCGGCAACCGATCAGGGAGTGGCCCCATGAAGAGCACCATGCAGGACGTCCCGCTGCAGATCTCCCGGCTGCTGGAGTACGGCGCCACGACGCATGCGACGTCCACCGTGTCCACCTGGACCGGTGACAGCGCCCGCACGATCACCTATGCCGAGGTGGGCGCGCACAGCGCGCAGCTGGCCAACGCCCTGCGCGGGCTGGGCATCACCGGTGACCAGCGGGTGGCCACCTTCATGTTCAACAACACCGAGCACCTCGAGGCGTACCTCGCGGTGCCGTCGATGGGTGCCGTGCTGCACACGCTGAACGTCCGGCTGTTCCCCGACCAGCTCGCGTACATCGCCAACCATGCCGAGGACAAGGTCATCATCGTGGACGGTGCGGTGCTGCCGCTGCTGGCCCGCGTGCTGCCGCAGCTGGAGACCGTCGAGCACCTGATCATCAACGGACCGGCCGACACCTCCGTGCTGGCCGGGACGTCCCCCCAGGTGCACGACTACGCCACCCTCATCGCCAGCCAGCCGACGACCTTCGAGTGGCCGGACGTCGACGAGCGGGACGCCGCCGCCATGTGCTACACGAGCGGCACCACCGGCAACCCCAAGGGCGTCGTGTACAGCCACCGATCGATCTGGCTGCACTCCATGCAGGTGTGCATGAAGGAGTCGTTCGGGCTCAGCGACACTGACGTCGTGCTGGCGATCGTCCCGCAGTTCCACGCCATGGCCTGGGGGCTGCCCTACGCGGCGCTGATGTCCGGGGCCTCGCTGATCATGCCGGACCGGTTCCTTCAGGCGGCCCCGCTGACCACCATGATCGAGCAGCTGCGGCCGAACTTCGCCGGTGCCGTCCCGACGATCTGGAACGACCTCGAGCACCACCTGTCCGCCAACGGCGGGGACATCTCCTCGATGCGGGAGGTCGCGGTCGGCGGCTCGGCCTGTCCGCCGGCGCTGATGCGGGCCTTCGACGACCGGGGCGTGACGATCATCCACGCGTGGGGCATGACCGAGACCTCGCCGCTGGGCTCGGTGGCTCGGCCGCCGCGGGGCGCGGAGGGCGACGACGCCTGGCGGTACCGGACCACCCAGGGCCGACTGCCCGCCTCGGTGGAGGGCCGGCTGGTCGGCCCGGATGGCGGCCTGATGCCGCACGACGGCCAGGCCGTGGGCGAGCTCGAGGTCCGCGGGCCGTGGATCACTGCGTCGTACTACCACGACGACGACCCGTTGAAGTTCCGCGACGGCTGGCTGCGCACCGGGGACGTCGGCACGCTGACCGCCGACGGCTACCTGACCCTGACCGACCGGGCCAAGGACGTGATCAAGTCCGGCGGCGAGTGGATCTCCTCGGTCGAGCTGGAGAACGACCTGATGGCCCACCCGGAGGTCGTCGAGGCGTCCGTCGTCGGCGTCCCGGACGAGAAGTGGGGCGAGCGGCCGCTGGCCACGGTGGTGCTGCGCGAGGGGTCGACCGTCACTCTGGCGGACCTCAAGGCGTTTCTGGGCGACCGGCTGGCCAAGTGGCAGGTACCCGAGCGGTGGGCGGTGATCACCGAGGTGCCCAAGACGTCGGTGGGCAAGTTCGACAAGAAGGTGCTGCGCCGCCAGTACGCCGAGGGCGAGCTGGACGTCAAGACGGTCGACTAGCTCCTCGAGCGGTGCAGCTCGCGGACGCCGTCCGGCTCGGCCACCAGGACGACGTCGGCTAGGCCCAGGAACAGCCCGACCTCGACGACGCCGGCCCGCTCCTGCAGCCTGCGGAGCACCGCCGCGGGGTCGTCCAGGGGGCCGAAGTCGGCGTCCAGGATCCAGTTGCCCTCGTCGGTGACGAACGGTCCGGAGCCGTCGGCCCGCTGCCGCCAGCTGGCCCGGGCCCCCAGCGACTCGAGGAATGCCTGCTCGGGACGGCGGGCCATGCGCACCACCTCGACCGGTATGGCGAAGGTCTCCCCCAGCGCGGTGACCAGCTTGCTCGGGTCGCAGACGATGACCAGCCGGTCGCTGACCTGGGCCACGATCTTCTCTCGCAGGTGCGCGCCGCCGCCGCCCTTGACCAGGTCCAGCGCCGGGGACACCTCGTCGGCGCCGTCGATGGTGAGGTCCAGCCGCGGGTCGTCGTCCAGCGTGGTGAGCGGCACGCCGCAGGTCAGCGCCTCGACCCGGCTGGCCTCGGACGTCGGCACGCCGGCGACGTCGGTCAGCGCGCCGGACGCGAGCAGCCCGCCGAGCCGGCGGATCGCCCACACCGCGGTGCTGCCGGTGCCGAGTCCGATGCGCATGCCCGATCGGACGTACCGGTCGACGGCGGTCTCGCCGGCTCGCTGCTTGGCTGCCGCCTGGGGGTCGTTGGTCACGGCCCTATCTTTGCTGGCCGGGACGGCGGACAGGTAGCCTGTCCGCGCGGTCCAGCGGGCCGCGGGGAGGCGTCGCCTAGTGGCCTATGGCGCCGCACTGCTAATGCGGTTGGGGGCTTCAACCCCCTCGAGGGTTCAAATCCCTCCGCCTCCGCCGATCGGGGTGGTCAGACCCCTGTCAGGTCTCGCCGCCGATGTCGGACTCGTAGGCCTCGTACAGCAGGTCGCCGCCGGTCTGCCGGTGGTGGGCGATCAGCGCGAGAAGCGTCGTCCCGGCTTGGCGGACACCCTCCACGTCGACGTCGGCGCCGTCCATGGTGGCCCTCAGTAGGTCGTCGATCTGCGTCCGCATCGTCTGGTGCTCGGTGGTCAGCCGGTGGACGGCGGCGGCCAGCCGCGGCGCGTCCTTCAGGATCCGGATGTACAGCCCGTCCTCCCCCTCGGTCACGAGCACGTGCACCTTCAGGTCGTGGTCGAGCTCGGCCAGCGCCGTGTACACGCGGACCGCCCAGGTGGGGCGTACCGCGGGGGCGGCCAGGGCCTGCTCGAGCGCACCCATTCCATGCCGCAGCTCGGCACGCTGTGCGGCGACCGAGTTGAGCAGCTCGGCGGGTTCCATCGCGACACCTCCCGGGGCTGGCTCCTAGCCTTCAGCCTATGACCAGCCGGGGGTCTGCCGAGGCGGAAGTCGGGACGCCGCTGGGTCCTCCGCGTCCCGGAGGCGCGGCTCCGGGCGGCTGGTCGGCGTCGACGCGACGAGG contains:
- a CDS encoding cell wall-binding repeat-containing protein yields the protein MLHRVWLALASVLSVLVVPLTGPVASAAAAGTSLDQVHRFAVPASTLQVVLARSSTWSSTSATLEFFERADASSPWHAALPAVSGRVGFGGMHDAATRLQSTGTTPAGIFALPWAFGGAPNPGATLSYRQFDSSDWWVYDPRDPGSYNTFQAARSASARWRADWAEHLTDYYSSTSQQYKYAVVVDYNLPAAYQAPDTSKGGGIFLHVNGSGATAGCISMPEPAMVAMLRWLDPAARPVLVSGPTSWLDDAVATPAGLTTQVAPGPFHAAGATGAFVGVARPARMQWWQLAVTDVCTGAAVATGSGAGAQPVVAQWDGAVAGAPAPPGLYRMTLRAGTSSWTPSASLSWTVEVFQAGVTPLTGCPATRVSGTDRYTTSVAIGSRAAPSATTVVLASGAEANLVDGLVAAPLAGQLGAPLLLTTPAALPAAVAADISRRGVVRAVVVGAVGAVSDAVLAQLHALGVTDVTRIGGASRYDTAALVARAVGSGDGSAFVASGATANLVDALSAAGPATHLARPILLTEPGRLPVATTDALTALQVRRTTVLGGVGAVSAAVAAALPGAARLGGASRYDTAVAVATAFASSVGTARVTLASGTDPVVDALPGGTLGQLVLLTGSALPSPTAGWLSSVRPGALDVLGGP
- a CDS encoding rhodanese-like domain-containing protein; translated protein: MVEHVSVLELVEAISRDEAYVVDVRESYEYEAGHVPGAVHVPLFLLPLMHTEFRVDRPLYLICETGNRSYQAGLFLAKNGIASRNVEGGTSAWRLTGNPIVTGSAAA
- a CDS encoding MBL fold metallo-hydrolase — translated: MSVQIEIIETPNLGDRSYVVSLDGVAVVVDPQRDIDRVRAVLTAKPLTVSHVLETHMHNDYVSGGLELANLLGATYVVPAGHDIAYEAVQLADGETFTSGAMAWRSVHTPGHTPQHLSYAVSVDGRDQAVFTGGSMLYGSVGRPDLIGPAHTLGLAHDQWRSIHKIVDQVAGDASVFPTHGFGSFCSVTATVGLESTVAQQLRSNPALLLSEHDFVDELIAGLDAYPTYYAHMGPANVSGPAPIDLTLPGLADADELRKRIDAGEWVIDLRSRTLFAQGHLRGTLSFDGVGNAVTYIGWLIPWGTPVTLLGETAEQVQDMQRQLAQIGIDRPVAHATGEPQAWATSAEDVLSFPRTDFTGLATAMTGNAELLVLDARRSLEWRDGHVAGAKHLPIHEMLDRIEEVATWSRAAAHAGRDAAVWVYCGSGFRAAATCSLLERAGIPTVLVDDGFDQAANRGVPVVTEQEPEETQRFGAAVTA
- a CDS encoding rhodanese-like domain-containing protein; translated protein: MSLFDRFRTPKVPAEEGRQLVSNGAVLLDVRESAEWNAGHAPQATHLPLSRLAEVGRKVPAGKKVVVVCRSGNRSAHVTKALINQGYDAVNLRGGMHAWHSAGGQLVDRKGRPGVVA
- a CDS encoding sulfite exporter TauE/SafE family protein, with product MTGTLGLALLVGATLGLVMGLLGGGGGVLGIPLLVYGLGLTAQQATTTSLVIVAAGALAGVIPHTRDGRVDWRTGLGFGLLGTVGALVGSRLSVSVPERFLLGSFALLLVIAGWSMLRRQRADDPDRPLQAPARWPGVVAVATGVGLTTGFFGVGGGFIVVPALVTALRFPVRRAAATSLVVILVNSLVSLLARGSMATLDLGLTLTLVVAAALGAVGGALLSPRIPAPTLRKSFGGLTLAVAAYMAAQVALLG
- a CDS encoding OsmC family protein translates to MARDIVVTSRGGDAYEITFGEHSVVVDQPVKAGGTDTGPTPTELFIAGLAGCIGYYAGKYLRANGLPDQVSVHTRYKWALPPTRVTRIQLSVEAPGLPAGHQEAFHEAIEHCSVHNTLREPPAVEITLAPVATA
- a CDS encoding metal-sensitive transcriptional regulator — its product is MQVDEGVERDVVNRLRRVQGQVAGVIAMIEDGRDCGEVVTQLAAASRALDKAGFKVVASGMRQCQTAIEQGKEPPMSQAQLEKLFLSLS
- a CDS encoding NAD(P)-dependent oxidoreductase, which encodes MTTVGVVGLGIMGSGMAHNLLGAGFDVVVHNRTAARMAPLAAAGARTAADPAELAGSCDVVLTCVSDTPDVVEVVLGPRGVMRGARPGTLVVDASTIAPAATRRIAAELAAAGVRFLDAPVSGGSEGAAQGTLSIMVGAAAEDLEEARPVLAAIGRTVTHVGPVGAGQTCKLVNQVLVVVTMLGVSEALLLADAGGLDLPTTIAAVQGGAAGSWMLANRGPQVAARDWRPGFTIDLQQKDLRLVLEAADELGVPLLATSMVFQLYRSLQQAGLGGEGNHALAKAVERLAGHAIGSDDVPPGV
- a CDS encoding FAD-binding oxidoreductase — protein: MRTATLLEQYAALPPGAPVRLAKRTSNLFRPRTAATAPGLDVAAFDGVLSVDPVARTADVQGMTTYEHLVDSTLPHGLMPFVVPQLKTITLGGAVTGLGIESSSFRNGLPHESVLEMDVLTGDGRIVTARRDNEHRDLFFGFPNSYGTLGYALRLTIELQPVRPFVELVHRRFFGAGTFFAAMADVVATGSHEGATADFLDGTVFGADEMYLSVGRFVDTAPYTGDYTGMDIYYRSIQARRTDYLTVRDYLWRWDTDWFWCSQALQVQRPAVRRLVPKRYLGSEAYQKVVGFERRHGWVAQVDRWRGRPEREPVIQDVEIPIERSAEFLDFFRREIGISPVWTCPLRQRDPGDHWDLYAFDPAASYVNFGFWSSVPARGGDAEGHSNRLIEAEVERLGGRKSLYSTSYYDPADFWRIYNGTAYDVLKKTYDPEGRLLDLYDKCVLRR